The Maridesulfovibrio sp. genomic sequence ACGATGTGCAGGACCTTTACCTTAAGAGTCTTGAAGTCCTCGGCATTGACGCTAAAGAGCATGACATCCGCTTTGTCGAGGACGACTGGGAATCCCCCACACTCGGCGCATGGGGTCTCGGCTGGGAGGTATGGCTTAACGGCATGGAAGTAACCCAGTTTACCTATTTTCAGCAGGTTGGCGGTATTGACCTCAAGCCCGTGTCTGTCGAACTCACATACGGCCTTGAGCGTATCTGTATGTACCTGCAGGGCGTTGAGTCTGTTTACGACCTTAAATGGAACGACAAGGTTACCTACGGACAGATTTTCCACCAGAATGAAGTGGAGCAGTCCAAGTACAACTTCGAGCACAGCGACGCCGACATGCTGCTGGATCTCTTCGATAAATTCGAAGCTGAGAGCAAGAAGCTCTGCGAAGCGGGGTTGCCCCGCCCGGCATACGAATATTGCCTGAAGTGTTCCCATACCTTCAACATGCTTGATGCCCGCGGAGCAATCTCCATTACTGAAAGGGCAACTTACATCGGCAGAGTTCGTAATCTCGCTTCAGCAGCAGCCAGACTGTATGCGGAAGAACGCGAGAACCTGAATTACCCCATGCTTGAAAACGATTAAAAAAACGGAAGCTAAGATGGCCGATTTTATACTCGAGATTGGAATTGAAGAGATGCCTGCCCGCTTTGTTCCCCGGCTGGGTATCGATATTAAAGATATTTTCAGCACTCTTCTTGAAGAGAGCATGATTGATAACGCAAGCGTAGAAACTTTTGCCACTCCGCGCCGTTTGACCGTATTTGTAAAGGATATGGCCGCAGTGCAGCGGAAGGTTGAAGAGGAAGTATCCGGTCCTCCGGCCCGTATCGCCTACGATGCTGATGGTAACCCCACCAAGGCTCTGACAGGCTTTGTAAAGTCTCAGGGTATCGCCCTTGAAGATGTTTACACCCTTGAAACCGACAAGGGTGATTACCTCGCTGCCAGGAAAACCGTGGGTGGTGGTGAAACCATCTCCATTCTGCCTGAGCTTTGCGTAACCGCGATCAAGAAGCTTTCCTTTCCCAAAAAAATGAAATGGGGCAACCTTGATTTTGCCTTTGGACGTCCACTGCGCTGGCTGCTTTGTCTGTTCGGTTCCGATGTCGTAGAATTCGAAATGGCGGGCATGCCTTCCGGTCGCCAGACTTATGGTCACCGCGTAATGGGTGCCGGCCCTTGGGATGTTGCCTCCGCAGATGATTATTTTAATGTGATTAAGGACAAAAGCTCCATTATCATTTCACCTGAAGCAAGGGGAGAGCACGTCCGCGTGGAAGGTGACAAACTTGCTGCAGAACTCAGCGGTACCGTGGTCTGGAAAGACTCCCTGCTGGAAGAGGTCAGTAACCTTGTTGAGTTGCCCGTACCCATCATCGGGAACTTTGATGAGTCTTTCCTAGAGCTTCCCAAGGAAGTGTTGCTGACCAGTATGGAAAGCCACCAGAAATGTTTCGGTATCCAGAAAGAAGACGGTGAACTGCTCCCGCACTTCCTGTGTACCCTTAACCTCATTCCCAAAGATGTGGAACTGGTTCGTAAGGGCTGGGAAAAGGTTCTCCGCGCAAGACTTGAAGATGGACGTTTTTTCTGGAAGAACGACCTCAAGACTGATTTTGATACATGGCTTGCCAAGCTGGATCATGTTGTTTTCCTCGGACCTCTCGGTTCCATGGGCGATAAATCGCGCAGAATGGAACGTCTTGCCGCTTTGATCGCTGGTAAGACCGATGCTTCGTTGCAGACGGAAATGGCTCGGGCCGGACGTCTCGCCAAAGCTGATCTTGTTTCCGAGATGGTTAATGAATTTGATAAGCTTCAGGGCATGATGGGCGGCATTTATGCTTCCAAATGCGGTGAAGATGACGCTGTGTGCAAGGCCCTGTATGAACAGTACCTGCCTGCAGGACCGGAAAGCCCTGTGCCTTCCACTCTCGGCGGTGTAATTGTTTCCATGGCTGATAAGGCTGACACTCTGGTCGGCTGTTTCGGCTTGAATAAGATCCCCACTGGCGCAAACGATACCTACGCGCTGCGGCGCGCCGCTCTGGGTATCGTGCGCATGATTATAGAATATGACCTTCGGGTGGACATCCTTGAAATCATGGACATGGCTTTTGAAGGCTACTCCAAAGATATCAAGTGGAAGCTTGAAAAGTCTGAACTCCTCGAAAAACTGGGTGAGTTCATTTCCAACAGACTCCGGGCCTACTTCACTGGTCAGGGCTTTGAAACAAGGGTTGTTGATGCAGCTCTCGGAGCCGGATACCGTGATGTAACTGCTCTTAAGGCACGGGTTGAAGCTCTGGCAGATTTTGCCAAAGCTGATGGATTTGAACAGGCAGTGCTTACTTTCAAGCGTGCAGCAAACATCATCAAGAAGCAGGGCAGTGAGCAGGGTGTGTCGCTCACCGGCGGCTTTGAAGCTGATAAGTTTGAAGAAGCGCAGGAAATTGAGCTGGCTAAAAAGCTTGATGAAACAGCTGCCCGCTTTGAGGAACTCTGGGAAAATGACGAGTTTGCCAAGCTGTTCGCAATCCTCGGCGAACTGCGTCCCTATGTCGACGATTTCTTTGATAATGTAATGGTTATCTGCGAAGACAAGGGCCTCAGGATGAACCGTCTCAATCTGCTTAAAGCTCTGGTAGACAGGCTGAGCAGGCTGGCTGATTTCGGAGCTCTGCAGGTTTAATTCTGCTGCCCCGGCACTTAGAGAGTGTAAAAGCATTATTTTCTAGATTTTTCATTGAAAAAAATGTTATCTAACCTTGACAGTTGAGGCTGATATTGGTTAAAGACACTCTTCGTTTGAACTTAATCCCGGATAACCGGGTTAAAAAATAGAAATTTAATTTTAAGGAGAAATACCTTGGCGAATCATAAATCCGCACTCAAAAGGCACCGTCAGAGCGTAAAGCGCAACCTGCGTAACAGCATGGTACGCACCCGTATCAAAAATGTTGTAAAAGAAGTTCGTGAAGCTCTTGAAGCTAACAATACCGAGCTTGCAGCAACTGCACTGCGCAAAGCTACCTCCGTCCTTGACAAGGCAGCTACCAAAAAGGTTATCCACGCACGCACCGCAGCACG encodes the following:
- the glyQ gene encoding glycine--tRNA ligase subunit alpha codes for the protein MNFQDVILKLQDFWSDYGCCIVQPLDIEVGAGTFNPSTFFRVIGPEPWNTAYVEPSRRPTDGRYGENPNRLQHYFQFQVILKPSPDDVQDLYLKSLEVLGIDAKEHDIRFVEDDWESPTLGAWGLGWEVWLNGMEVTQFTYFQQVGGIDLKPVSVELTYGLERICMYLQGVESVYDLKWNDKVTYGQIFHQNEVEQSKYNFEHSDADMLLDLFDKFEAESKKLCEAGLPRPAYEYCLKCSHTFNMLDARGAISITERATYIGRVRNLASAAARLYAEERENLNYPMLEND
- the rpsT gene encoding 30S ribosomal protein S20, with product MANHKSALKRHRQSVKRNLRNSMVRTRIKNVVKEVREALEANNTELAATALRKATSVLDKAATKKVIHARTAARRISRLNAAVNKMA
- the glyS gene encoding glycine--tRNA ligase subunit beta yields the protein MADFILEIGIEEMPARFVPRLGIDIKDIFSTLLEESMIDNASVETFATPRRLTVFVKDMAAVQRKVEEEVSGPPARIAYDADGNPTKALTGFVKSQGIALEDVYTLETDKGDYLAARKTVGGGETISILPELCVTAIKKLSFPKKMKWGNLDFAFGRPLRWLLCLFGSDVVEFEMAGMPSGRQTYGHRVMGAGPWDVASADDYFNVIKDKSSIIISPEARGEHVRVEGDKLAAELSGTVVWKDSLLEEVSNLVELPVPIIGNFDESFLELPKEVLLTSMESHQKCFGIQKEDGELLPHFLCTLNLIPKDVELVRKGWEKVLRARLEDGRFFWKNDLKTDFDTWLAKLDHVVFLGPLGSMGDKSRRMERLAALIAGKTDASLQTEMARAGRLAKADLVSEMVNEFDKLQGMMGGIYASKCGEDDAVCKALYEQYLPAGPESPVPSTLGGVIVSMADKADTLVGCFGLNKIPTGANDTYALRRAALGIVRMIIEYDLRVDILEIMDMAFEGYSKDIKWKLEKSELLEKLGEFISNRLRAYFTGQGFETRVVDAALGAGYRDVTALKARVEALADFAKADGFEQAVLTFKRAANIIKKQGSEQGVSLTGGFEADKFEEAQEIELAKKLDETAARFEELWENDEFAKLFAILGELRPYVDDFFDNVMVICEDKGLRMNRLNLLKALVDRLSRLADFGALQV